The Fortiea contorta PCC 7126 genome has a segment encoding these proteins:
- a CDS encoding circadian clock KaiB family protein, with amino-acid sequence MTKDKVSKPQLFKGIALFTPGGDLIYCIDPDKQGRWHLHLCAALQEILDLPELPHFLVPCYTATVDHWLDPRSQQVRTFAEAYPAVMRHQAVLNAIFSTGELVWQAAPWQEGMCDRMVLATYRASFPQLWEDHDLIVRLDIAEAGSKYRRAGTSPPKLQLNTQGYVLRLFVAGHSANTERILHNLHELLERSLRHPYTLKVVDVLTNPEQAEIDQVSATPTLVKVWPYPIRRIVGDLDYAEKILQMLGTQEKF; translated from the coding sequence TTGACTAAAGATAAAGTATCTAAGCCCCAGTTGTTTAAAGGGATTGCCCTGTTTACACCTGGAGGAGATTTAATTTACTGCATCGATCCTGACAAACAGGGTCGATGGCATTTGCATTTGTGTGCTGCTTTACAGGAAATTTTAGATTTACCAGAATTGCCACATTTTTTAGTGCCTTGTTACACTGCAACTGTTGACCACTGGTTAGATCCGCGCTCTCAACAGGTAAGGACTTTCGCGGAGGCATATCCGGCGGTGATGCGACATCAGGCGGTGCTCAATGCTATTTTTAGCACGGGGGAATTGGTATGGCAAGCTGCCCCTTGGCAAGAGGGAATGTGCGATCGCATGGTGTTAGCAACTTATCGCGCTTCGTTTCCCCAACTTTGGGAAGACCACGACTTGATTGTCCGTTTAGATATAGCTGAGGCTGGTTCAAAATATCGCCGCGCCGGGACATCACCACCCAAATTGCAACTTAACACTCAAGGCTATGTTTTGCGGCTATTTGTGGCTGGACATAGTGCCAATACTGAACGTATTCTCCATAATCTACACGAATTGTTAGAGCGATCGCTAAGACACCCATACACTTTAAAGGTGGTTGATGTCCTCACTAATCCAGAGCAAGCAGAAATCGATCAAGTTTCTGCCACTCCCACCCTCGTTAAAGTCTGGCCTTACCCAATTCGGCGCATTGTCGGGGATTTAGATTATGCGGAAAAAATCTTGCAAATGTTAGGTACTCAAGAAAAATTTTAG